The sequence CCGCATCTTAGCTGTAATATGCTGACTCCTGAACAAGCACATTTAACATCAGGAAAACTAAAAAGAAGATGGAAAAACTATTATAAAAAATCAGTAACTTTAAATGTTTAATCTGTAAACTTTTTTTAGGACGACACACCCTTTTTTTCATTTCACCTCAAAGGAAGTACTTATTGTACCGCCTTTTACTGAATCGTATTTAACAGTAACTTTCCCTGAACCCTTCACTAAATATTGAATGGTTCGGCTTGTTTTTCCCGGATGACCATTTCTGATCATAATCCGTTTCAAATCATGCTGATCAATTTCCTGTGTGATTGGATTCAGATAATCAAATGTTTTTGCATCATTGATCCAACTGGCAGAAATAATATCAACATTACCTTCAAGAGTAAGCAGGTCTGGCCTCACAACATTATTCTGTGCCGCTTTTGCAGTAATAGTAGGAGCCACTTTCGGGTTGCTAAACTCAATCCTAACCTTGTAAACATCACTTCCTATCTTCTCCACTTTATAGTCACCCATATTCATCATTGGCATTTCATCTGCCTGATAAAGCGTAAACGCCATATTCCTATGAGCAAGTTCTTCGTTCATAAACCTTGGAGGAATCCTTCCTCTTGTTTTTTTCCAGCGACCTCCCATCTCAACTTTTCCATAATCAGGATGATCAAATTCTTTCCAGTCAACATACTCATCCCTAAATTCAAGATAATCATCAAAAAACAAATCACCTCCTTGCCCTGAGATTGGGCTGTTAGGATCCAGTGTTTGCTTCTGTAATTCTTCACTTGTATAATATTGTCTTCCACTCCATAGTTCATTTGAGAAGGAGATAATACCCAGTCCGTCACTGGTCCAGTCAATAAAACCACCATGAACAGTATATAATCCGCTCCAAATAACTATATAGCGGTAAAATGGTAACATCCGCTCTCCATTCTTTCCAAGTTCATCATAAAATTTGACATCAGAAGCCGGATACTCTCCCAATGCTTCAGCACCCGGTCCACGCAATATCATTCCACCGGAATTATGATAAGCCTGCACTCCGGCAATATTTGGATGAGCCATTAAGAATTTATTTATCGCATTTGCTTCAGGTAATTGAAATGGGAATTCCATAGCACCGCCCTGTACATAATTAGGCTGCCAATCGACTGCCCAGTTTCTGTTCGGATCATAACCTCCGGGTCCATCTTCATTAACCAAACCATCCCCATCATCATCAATTCCTTCTAATCCAAGAATGATATAATCACCAGTTTCTCCAAAACCTACCGGTTCCATAATTCTATTATCCCTTGTACTGATTCGCATATTCCCTTTTCCGGGAACATACACTCTTATTTGTTCAATTACTCCGTTACCGTTAAGGTCGTTTGGCCCGTCTTCATCATAAAGACCATCATTATCAGCGTCTACCGGAACATGACCGGATCGGGCTCCTCCTCCGTCACCTTCCATAAAGTACTGACGACCATCGGGATTAACCGAAGGAAAAATATAAAATACTCTTTCATCGACAAGCTGTGTTATTTTATCTATCCTTCCATAATTCTCCATCAGATACCAGATCGTATACAAACAAATTTCACTTCCTTGTATTTCATTACCGTGAATATTGGCATCAATATACATTGCCGCTTTACTCAGTTCAGGGCCGGTTTCAGGATTGTTAATTGTCATATACATTATTTCCTGTCCTTTATAGGATTTTCCAACGGATCCCAATTTAAGAAATGTTGGAAAAGCCTTTTCAAGCCTTTTCATGTCATCCCACAATTCATTCACGTCATGCCAGCGGTTAAAATCAAGCTTTACCTTGAATTGGGGATCTGAGGCATATTTCTGACCATAGGACACAGGTGAAACAACTGTCGTTATTATCACAACGACAAATGCACAAGCTAAGGTTTTATATATAGTTTTCACTTTTATTTCCTCCATTTTGAATTTATTATTATTTCAATGTAATATTAACCTTATCAGTTCCTGCCTTCTGTGCAACAACTATAAGTTCAATTTTATCACCTGATTTTCCTTTGATCAGCCATTCGTATTTTTGTCGCATACCTGAACCGGCCAGTGCCTGAAAGAAATTTGTTTTGGCATTTCCCGAAATAATCGTCTCCGGTTTAACGCCCAACTGCACCATGGTGGGGCTTACGGCTCTTGATGTTACCCCCTGGCTCAGGGCAGTCGGAAGAAATCCTTCATTTTCAACTTCAACTTTAATCCTGAAAATTCCACCTCCATGGTTGATCACTTCGGTTTTGGCAATTTTAACTTTTGCATATAAACCTGATAACTTTACCGCGAATTTTGCATGAGCTTCGCCAAGTTCAACAATTTTTGATGCAGGCGGATTATTTATCTCATAAGGTGTGAATCCACCAATTTCAACCTCTCCCAGCACCGGATGAGTATATGTTTGCCAGTCAACAAATCCCTTAATATTGTTTTTATCAAGCCAGTTGAGATAAATTTTGTCGATACCTAAAGTTT comes from Bacteroidota bacterium and encodes:
- a CDS encoding peptidase M14; protein product: MKTIYKTLACAFVVVIITTVVSPVSYGQKYASDPQFKVKLDFNRWHDVNELWDDMKRLEKAFPTFLKLGSVGKSYKGQEIMYMTINNPETGPELSKAAMYIDANIHGNEIQGSEICLYTIWYLMENYGRIDKITQLVDERVFYIFPSVNPDGRQYFMEGDGGGARSGHVPVDADNDGLYDEDGPNDLNGNGVIEQIRVYVPGKGNMRISTRDNRIMEPVGFGETGDYIILGLEGIDDDGDGLVNEDGPGGYDPNRNWAVDWQPNYVQGGAMEFPFQLPEANAINKFLMAHPNIAGVQAYHNSGGMILRGPGAEALGEYPASDVKFYDELGKNGERMLPFYRYIVIWSGLYTVHGGFIDWTSDGLGIISFSNELWSGRQYYTSEELQKQTLDPNSPISGQGGDLFFDDYLEFRDEYVDWKEFDHPDYGKVEMGGRWKKTRGRIPPRFMNEELAHRNMAFTLYQADEMPMMNMGDYKVEKIGSDVYKVRIEFSNPKVAPTITAKAAQNNVVRPDLLTLEGNVDIISASWINDAKTFDYLNPITQEIDQHDLKRIMIRNGHPGKTSRTIQYLVKGSGKVTVKYDSVKGGTISTSFEVK